The proteins below are encoded in one region of Rhododendron vialii isolate Sample 1 chromosome 7a, ASM3025357v1:
- the LOC131333427 gene encoding rhomboid-like protein 20, giving the protein MNGGGPSGFNNAPVARTLVIACGLFTVIFGIQGRSNKLGLSYQDIFKNLQLWKLVVSNFAFSSTPELLFGLYLLYYFRVFERQIGSNKYSVFVMFSIIVSLLFEVLALGFLKDSTLNVLTSGPYGVIFSSFVPFYLDIPVSTRFRVFGLRFTDKSFIYLAGLQLLLSSWKRSILPGICGILAGALYRLNVLHIRRLKFPDFVASFFSRLSWPSMGSTVTAAPRRNVPRNIPSYAARQVEASYPAAPPASTAEPVEDSIATLVSMGFDRSSARQALIHARNDLNAATNILLEAQSH; this is encoded by the exons ATGAACGGCGGTGGCCCATCTGGTTTCA ACAATGCCCCTGTTGCAAGAACTCTAGTTATTGCTTGCGGCCTCTTCACGGTCATATTTGGGATCCAAGGCCGTTCAAACAAGCTTGGTTTATCGTATCAG GATATTTTCAAGAATCTTCAACTCTGGAAGTTAGTTGTCTCGAACTTTGCGTTTTCATCTACACCAGAACTGCTTTTTGGGCTGTATCTGCTGTACTACTTCCGGGTATTTGAGAGACAGATAGGTTCCAATAAATACTCG GTGTTTGTCATGTTCTCTATTATTGTATCTTTACTATTTGAGGTCCTTGCGTTAGGCTTTCTAAAAG ATTCCACCTTGAATGTGCTCACCTCTGGTCCCTATGGTGTTATATTTTCTTCATTTGTGCCCTTTTATCTCGACATTCCAGTATCAACTCGGTTTCGTGTATTTGGCCTCCGCTTCACAGACAAGTCTTTCATATATTTAGCTGGTCTTCAG CTTCTTCTGTCATCCTGGAAAAGATCTATTTTGCCAGGAATATGCGGCATCCTTGCTGGTGCATTATATCGTTTAAATGTCCTTCACATCCGCAGACTGAAg tTTCCAGACTTTGTTGCCTCATTCTTTTCGCGCCTTTCTTGGCCATCCATGGGGAGCACAGTTACTGCAGCACCAAGAAGAAATGTCCCCAGAAATATACCATCCTACGCAGCTCGCCAAGTGGAG GCAAGTTACCCAGCTGCTCCCCCGGCTTCCACTGCAGAGCCAGTGGAGGACTCTATTGCAACATTGGTTTCAATGGGTTTTGATAGGAGCTCTGCAAGGCAAGCGCTTATACATGCCCGGAATGACCTCAATGCAGCCACTAACATCCTTCTTGAAGCACAATCACATTAA